In Megalops cyprinoides isolate fMegCyp1 chromosome 12, fMegCyp1.pri, whole genome shotgun sequence, the sequence CTACAATTTTCCAATTTTTCATCCCATTCTTGATTTGACAGCATGGTTGGTACTGCAATGACTGGTTCAGGGAGGACTAGTAGAAGAGAGCCGGAATCAACTTAAAAGCAATCACCTGCAATGACACTTGACATGAGGAGAAGAGTGTAGAATTGTAGACACACTTACTCTACAATTGTGCAGACTGAACAGCAGAGCCCGGAGCAGCTGGTGCACTGTCTGGTGCAGGACGAGCAGGCAGAGCGCTCACACTGCGAGCACGGCTTCTTCACACCCATGGCTTTCAGacatacacagcacactacaggaGCTCCAGGAGCATCTAGACCAAGAGCACAGAGACTCGTCATGAAGCAACGTTACTTCAGtcaaacactgcactgcagtcatGAGCGCTGCTAGTTAAAGCACAGGAAGAATGACAAATGAGGCCATGGGGTGCTGATGGTAAAAATTCTTATACTGTAGATTGttacattaaatacacataACAAAATAAGGCTCCAAAAACAATGGTGCCCAGAGCCTTTTCTCATGGCCCAATGGCATTGTGTTATTTCTTAAATATACTATGAATCCTTTTTACACTACTGAAAGATTGATTGTGGGACACTAATTACATACAAGAGAACAGACTACAATTTCTGAGTTTGTGCGGTTGGTTGCAGTGTAATGTAACCACATAGTATCACAacagctcagacacacagagcaagaGCCAAGGACACAATGCACCATATCCAGCACCCCGATCTACAAACAACTTCAGAGAATTCAGAGAAGTTAACTGGAAGGACTAACACATGCACTGCAATGGAGCCTGAACTCACCTTTGACAGGACTAGTTTTCCTCAGTTTGCCATCTGACCCAATCAAGGTCTGTCCTCTTAGAAGTGTCCGGTTCACAGTGGTGTGACATGTGGTTTCAATGTCCAAGTGGTCCTCTTCCCCGTCCAGCTTCCAGATTTTGCCAATTACAGCTTTTGCACCATTAAACAGCaaattctttgttttctctggaTGCAAACATTAAATAGAGAAAAGACGTTTGCTAGTTTTGTAGGCACCTCCGTCTGCAGCATAAGTATTGATTCCATTCAGCACGTTTCACTCCTAATTCATGGCCCCTGTAGATACGGGTcatctaaaacatgcataaaacctGCGCCCCCTTTATATTATCCTGACCTGCAATTCGCTCCGGAAGCATGTGTGATGTCaaccccttcccctccccgCCTCTCACACTGGAAAGCAACTTGTAACCACTGCTAGCTAGTGAgatacattttacttttaattgcaCATTCTATTTTTCTATTTAGTTTAGTagtttatatacatacacacacacacacatacatacatacatacatacatacatacatacatacatacatacatatatatatatatagtaattctgtgttctgtctttttatctacctcattgtgtgtgtgtttctgtgaattatGTGCGTCTTTTGTCATTATGTGAATTGCTACTGTAACACTGGAATTTCCACCTGGGGATAAATAACATActctacctacctacctacctatctACCTATAAACATATCATCCGGTCACATAACGGCCAGCTAGCTCCCCAATAAGGCAGAAACAACCCAACAGACCGTTATGTTCCTGCGTCATTTACTCCTATAGTTATCGGAGGCTATCGTTTCGTCATTTTGGCACCAAAAATGCGCAGGAAACACCCAAAAGAAAAACTAGACGGCATGTCTCCCTCTCGGGCAGCACAAGGCGTCTCCCGCTGTCAGGAAATgttcaaaattcattttatttactttacgTACTCACGTTACTTAAGTATTTTAATTccaaataatttctttaaaagccATTTCCGACTACACACAGGTGTTGTTTACCTCGCTTTGCGCCACGCTACTTCCTCCTTAGCTAATTGCAAAAACAGCCCCATTTCCGTCACTGTGACTACGCCCTGACCACAATAataggtagctaacgttagcaatgTGTACCTGGAGCTACCTGCTTTCAATTCCACCTCACCAACAGCTGATCCTAAGTGTTCTTATTACCGTGGACGCCCCTTCATGCGAATCTGTACTAGGCTGACTTGCAAACTGTCTGGCCTCGTCAGCTACTTTAACGGGCAGCTAAATGCACCATATAGCTTCAGTCGTGTTCAGTTTAACTTAGCTAACTTACAACTATGACTAGCTAATCGCGCACTTCGATTAGCTATTCAGCTGGCTGGTTAAGTATGCAATGTTAATTGAGCTAGTCagccacctagctagctaacgctgGAACTTAGGTCACATTCATGAAGCATCTGGCAAGCAGTCATTTGCAAAACGTTTTCAAAACAAGACTTAACTGTCGCTACGCAGTT encodes:
- the siva1 gene encoding apoptosis regulatory protein Siva; this encodes MPKRSYPFGETFSSQYKIHIGQKELNNHGVFGNKYRQEIYEKTKNLLFNGAKAVIGKIWKLDGEEDHLDIETTCHTTVNRTLLRGQTLIGSDGKLRKTSPVKDAPGAPVVCCVCLKAMGVKKPCSQCERSACSSCTRQCTSCSGLCCSVCTIVDYSDRYDRVLCCDCSA